A region of Microtus ochrogaster isolate Prairie Vole_2 linkage group LG1, MicOch1.0, whole genome shotgun sequence DNA encodes the following proteins:
- the Spp1 gene encoding osteopontin: MRFAVICFCLIGIASSFPVKVTDSGSSEENLLSSKHTDAVATWLEPDPSQKQNLLAPQNTVSSEETDDLKQETLPSNSNESQDHTDDDDDDDDGDHADSQDSVDSDESDDDDQPDDSHHSDESDESVTATTQTEIFTPVVPTVEIPDGRGDSLAYGLQSKSRKIHIPSDQFSDEIGEDLTSHLKSKEFDDVLKVIPVVHRLSVPSDQDSTGKTSHESSQLDEPSVETQSHEQSQEDKLKASHESTELSDGIDSKESSRASQAHASHEFHSHEDKLVPGSKSKEDANSLKFHISHEIESSSSEVN, translated from the exons ATGAGATTTGCAGTGATTTGCTTTTGCCTCATTGGCATTGCCTCCTCCTTCCCG GTGAAAGTGACTGATTCTGGCAGCTCCGAGGAGAATCTG CTTTCCAGCAAACATACAGATGCTGTAGCCACCTGGCTGGAGCCTGACCCATCTCAGAAGCAAAATCTCCTAGCCCCACAG AATACCGTGTCCTCTGAAGAAACGGATGACCTTAAACAAGAA ACTCTCCCAAGCAACTCTAATGAAAGCCAGGATCACACGGATGACGATGACGACGATGATGACGGAGACCATGCAGACAGCCAGGACTCTGTGGACTCTGACGAATCCGATGATGATGACCAGCCTGACGACTCTCACCATTCGGATGAGTCTGATGAGTCCGTTACTGCCACCACACAAACAGAAATTTTCACTCCTGTTGTCCCTACAGTAGAAATCCCTGACGGCCGAGGCGATAGTTTGGCTTATGGGCTGCAGTCAAAGTCTAGGAAGATCCACATTCCCAGTGACCAG TTTTCTGATGAAATAGGTGAGGATCTCACCTCACACTTAAAGAGCAAGGAGTTCGATGATGTCCTCAAGGTCATCCCTGTTGTCCACCGTCTGAGTGTGCCCTCTGACCAGGACAGCACTGGCAAGACCAGCCATGAATCAAGTCAGCTGGATGAACCAAGTGTGGAAACCCAAAGCCATGAGCAATCCCAGGAAGATAAACTGAAGGCCAGTCATGAGAGCACTGAGCTGTCTGATGGGATCGACAGCAAGGAAAGTTCCAGAGCCAGCCAGGCACATGCGAGCCATGAGTTTCACAGTCACGAAgacaagctagttccaggctcaAAGAGCAAGGAAGATGCTAACTCTCTGAAATTTCACATTTCTCATGAAATAGAGAGTTCATCTTCTGAGGTCAATTAA